In a single window of the Paenibacillus sp. MMS20-IR301 genome:
- a CDS encoding sugar ABC transporter permease, which produces MGGRKYPLYFAFPALAVFLVFFITPTVIGFYYSFTDWNINADVITFTGLDNYRTLFQEPRLLTAFKNTLIFAAAVTVFQNVLGLGLALILNEALKARNFLRMIFFMPYVISPIVIGYIFRAIYHPSNGIINQLLHTVGLGGMAQDWLNDPKFALFSVIITDLWRVTGFSMVVYLAGLQFISRDLIESSSIDGAHYWQRFRYIVFPLLASSLTVNVLLAMINSMKIFEMVMVLTDGGPGYTTEVFFTYIRNMFSTGQFGYATAVNLMLFVLVTIVGVPVLMGLKKREMEY; this is translated from the coding sequence ATGGGAGGACGCAAATACCCGCTGTATTTCGCATTTCCCGCACTTGCGGTGTTTCTGGTGTTCTTTATTACGCCGACGGTTATCGGCTTTTATTATAGCTTCACTGACTGGAATATCAACGCGGATGTGATCACGTTTACCGGCCTTGATAATTACCGGACGCTGTTTCAGGAGCCCCGGCTGCTGACCGCTTTTAAGAATACGCTTATTTTTGCAGCGGCCGTTACGGTATTTCAGAATGTGCTTGGGCTCGGGCTGGCGCTCATCCTTAACGAAGCGCTCAAAGCGAGAAATTTTCTGCGGATGATCTTTTTTATGCCCTATGTCATCTCGCCCATCGTAATCGGTTACATTTTCCGGGCAATCTACCATCCCTCGAACGGTATCATTAATCAGCTGCTGCATACGGTAGGGCTTGGCGGGATGGCCCAGGATTGGCTGAATGATCCGAAGTTCGCCCTGTTCTCGGTCATTATTACGGATCTGTGGCGGGTTACAGGCTTCTCCATGGTGGTCTATCTGGCCGGCCTGCAGTTCATCTCCAGGGATCTGATCGAAAGCTCGTCGATTGACGGGGCGCATTACTGGCAGCGTTTCCGCTACATTGTGTTCCCGCTGCTGGCCTCCTCCTTAACGGTGAATGTGCTGCTGGCGATGATTAATTCGATGAAGATTTTTGAAATGGTGATGGTGCTGACGGACGGCGGCCCGGGCTATACCACGGAAGTATTCTTTACTTATATAAGGAACATGTTCAGTACCGGACAATTCGGATATGCGACCGCAGTCAATCTGATGCTGTTCGTGCTGGTTACTATAGTCGGGGTGCCTGTACTAATGGGCCTGAAGAAAAGGGAGATGGAGTACTGA
- a CDS encoding ABC transporter substrate-binding protein yields the protein MKTVSMVLAVSLALLGLAGCGGNNNGGGAAGGNTAGSNSGAAETKAKDPVTISFVIPNTVDTAPFSQLFSEYEQQTGNKVELQALPGGEFDNMMKTRFSTGDFPDLFLMQPGTKQYVKLRADEMLREWSGDSDVWARIIPSMKEAQTLDGKIYGVPYGATGMYGVFYNKDVFAKAGVEPPKNYAGLIEIAQTIKAAGVTPFYEGVKDGWPAQIFYLTGWVSNVDPAIGDEGVAKLQNNALKMNEIPQLKELFVKQKELIDLGLYQDNVLAGTYDEMQTMLGEGKAAMAFNLDGIIPQLEKKFGKEFVNDKLGFFPFPTDTDEGVALVTPPNQLMIPVQAKHADAAAELVKFMLTQEMTDLYYKAAPGIPIFENAAVELVPVQQTVKELIDAGKSRINIQNRLTPVFADFQKLLQIFFINGDVDKAFNDFSANYEKDGKSKLLEGFK from the coding sequence ATGAAAACGGTATCAATGGTGCTCGCAGTATCTTTGGCTTTGCTTGGTCTGGCAGGCTGCGGGGGGAATAACAACGGCGGCGGAGCAGCAGGCGGCAATACAGCCGGCAGTAATAGCGGTGCCGCAGAGACCAAAGCGAAGGACCCGGTTACGATCAGCTTTGTTATTCCGAATACAGTCGATACCGCGCCGTTCAGCCAGCTGTTCAGTGAATATGAGCAGCAGACAGGCAATAAGGTCGAGCTTCAGGCGCTGCCGGGCGGTGAATTCGACAACATGATGAAGACCCGGTTCTCTACCGGCGACTTCCCGGACCTGTTCCTGATGCAGCCGGGGACCAAGCAATATGTGAAGCTGCGGGCGGATGAAATGCTGCGCGAGTGGTCCGGGGACAGTGATGTATGGGCCCGGATTATCCCTTCCATGAAGGAAGCCCAGACGCTGGACGGTAAAATCTACGGCGTGCCGTACGGGGCTACCGGGATGTACGGCGTGTTCTACAACAAGGATGTTTTCGCCAAAGCCGGCGTAGAGCCGCCTAAGAATTATGCCGGTCTGATTGAGATCGCGCAGACAATCAAGGCAGCAGGAGTCACCCCCTTCTATGAAGGCGTGAAGGATGGCTGGCCGGCGCAAATCTTTTATCTGACCGGCTGGGTATCGAATGTGGATCCGGCCATCGGGGATGAAGGCGTGGCGAAGCTGCAGAATAATGCCCTGAAGATGAATGAGATTCCGCAGCTCAAGGAGCTGTTCGTGAAGCAGAAGGAGCTGATCGACCTCGGGCTGTACCAGGATAATGTGCTGGCCGGCACGTACGATGAGATGCAGACCATGCTGGGTGAGGGCAAGGCGGCCATGGCCTTCAATCTGGACGGCATTATCCCGCAGCTGGAGAAGAAATTCGGCAAGGAATTCGTTAACGATAAGCTGGGCTTCTTCCCGTTCCCAACCGATACCGACGAAGGCGTAGCCCTGGTCACGCCTCCGAACCAGCTGATGATTCCGGTCCAGGCCAAGCATGCGGATGCTGCGGCAGAGCTGGTGAAATTCATGCTCACGCAGGAAATGACAGACTTGTATTATAAGGCGGCGCCGGGAATTCCGATCTTTGAGAATGCCGCAGTGGAGCTGGTTCCGGTACAGCAGACCGTCAAGGAGCTGATTGACGCCGGCAAATCACGGATCAATATCCAGAACCGGCTGACTCCGGTGTTCGCGGACTTCCAGAAGCTGCTGCAGATCTTCTTTATCAACGGCGATGTGGATAAGGCATTCAATGATTTCTCGGCCAATTATGAAAAGGACGGCAAATCGAAGCTGCTTGAAGGCTTCAAATAA
- a CDS encoding sensor histidine kinase, translated as MQLWNQFRYRLSGIRTTLLLSYLVIIFSCIAMVGVASYYISYTSMLEKVETASFQIVRQIENNMDNDMHNKRNLLLSPYYNQQYIDDINAYASLGSESRFVINQSFEDLYLKTFNTTPITDFVRFRIYFSTGELLSSSDNSLPGKPADVQKEPWFRETVSKDGRVNFISTPGQELNAAAPPVAYSTAILIRDFANRDQFIVVRADYSDGLFRSIARNAELTAGSKFLVLNESNSPVYVSGGETAREGGRMEAILPRMQGEQGTFWFSEDGRKYFISYTRSDYSGWKTVLLTPKKEIISPLNPIKTAVMYIGAFAFLITFLLSILLGRKITKPILDLHKSVNRIKRGDFSAGLDVNRNDEIGRIAMNFNAMRNELQLLIENKYIYQIKLQEAELAMLYSQINPHFLYNTLDSIKAMADYYSVGEISEMAQSLADMFRYNIKNSDEIVTLREELEQIEAYIRIQSFRFEGKFQYKVEVEEELYTYPLLKMTLQPLVENAVFHGIEPMREQASITITATRCPGGVQLSVSDTGVGIGGERLETIRAALVRPVYQEQALSLASGTGIGIRNVYARYAIRYGAGMDFEIASTQGQGTVVTLILREAGTGKSK; from the coding sequence ATGCAGTTATGGAATCAATTCCGCTACCGGCTATCCGGGATCCGCACGACGCTGCTGCTTAGTTATCTGGTCATTATTTTTAGCTGTATCGCTATGGTCGGGGTCGCATCCTACTATATTTCCTATACTTCCATGCTGGAGAAGGTCGAAACGGCCAGCTTCCAGATCGTACGGCAAATCGAGAACAATATGGACAATGATATGCACAACAAACGCAACCTGCTGCTGTCGCCTTATTACAATCAGCAATATATCGACGATATCAACGCTTATGCCTCACTGGGCAGCGAGAGCCGGTTTGTCATCAACCAAAGCTTCGAGGATCTGTATTTGAAAACGTTTAACACCACGCCGATTACCGATTTCGTCCGATTCCGGATCTATTTCAGCACAGGAGAGCTGCTCAGCTCCTCGGATAACAGTCTTCCCGGGAAGCCTGCCGATGTGCAGAAGGAGCCCTGGTTCCGCGAGACGGTCAGCAAAGACGGGCGGGTCAATTTCATCAGCACTCCCGGACAGGAATTAAACGCAGCAGCGCCTCCCGTTGCCTATTCGACTGCGATTCTGATCCGCGACTTCGCCAACCGTGACCAGTTCATTGTGGTTCGTGCAGATTACAGCGACGGCCTGTTCCGCAGCATTGCCCGGAATGCCGAGCTGACCGCGGGCAGCAAATTCCTTGTCCTGAATGAGAGCAATAGCCCGGTGTATGTCTCTGGCGGAGAGACTGCCCGGGAGGGAGGGCGGATGGAGGCAATTCTGCCCCGGATGCAGGGGGAGCAAGGGACCTTTTGGTTCAGCGAGGATGGCAGAAAGTATTTCATCTCCTATACACGCTCGGACTATTCCGGCTGGAAGACCGTACTGCTGACGCCGAAGAAGGAGATTATAAGCCCGCTGAACCCGATTAAGACTGCGGTCATGTATATCGGCGCGTTCGCTTTTCTGATCACCTTCCTGCTGTCCATTCTGCTCGGGCGGAAGATAACGAAACCGATTCTGGATTTGCACAAAAGCGTCAACCGGATCAAGCGCGGCGATTTCTCGGCCGGCCTCGATGTGAACCGGAACGATGAGATCGGCCGGATTGCGATGAATTTCAATGCCATGCGCAATGAGCTGCAGCTGCTGATTGAGAATAAATACATATACCAGATCAAACTGCAGGAAGCGGAGCTGGCGATGCTCTACTCCCAGATCAACCCCCATTTTCTCTACAATACGCTCGACAGCATCAAGGCTATGGCCGACTATTATTCCGTGGGGGAGATCAGCGAGATGGCGCAGTCTCTGGCGGATATGTTCCGTTACAACATTAAGAACAGCGATGAGATCGTGACCCTGCGCGAGGAGCTGGAGCAGATTGAGGCGTACATCCGCATTCAGAGCTTCCGGTTTGAGGGGAAGTTTCAATATAAGGTTGAGGTGGAAGAGGAGCTGTATACTTATCCTTTGTTAAAAATGACCCTGCAGCCGCTCGTCGAAAATGCGGTCTTCCACGGTATTGAGCCGATGCGCGAGCAAGCCAGCATTACAATCACCGCAACCAGATGCCCGGGAGGTGTGCAGCTGAGCGTCAGCGATACCGGGGTCGGCATCGGCGGGGAACGGCTGGAGACCATCCGCGCCGCGCTAGTGCGTCCGGTATACCAGGAGCAAGCCTTGAGCCTGGCCAGCGGCACGGGCATCGGTATCCGCAACGTGTACGCCCGGTATGCGATCCGCTACGGAGCGGGAATGGACTTCGAAATTGCAAGCACGCAAGGACAGGGAACGGTAGTTACACTGATTCTACGCGAGGCCGGCACCGGGAAGTCGAAATAA
- a CDS encoding glycoside hydrolase family 78 protein: MTMSVVDCRTEYLVNPLGLDVLQPRLFWKLETEAPAAVQTAYQILVSASPAELEQDRGEMWDSGRTESSESAHIVYQGAPLQAEAVYYWKVRVWDRQDRVSPWSGPALWSMGILARRDWKAKWIGRKAEQGLKLQPSPFFRKEFKLAAPVKRAVIYATALGLYHLRVNGVKTGELFCPGWTDYDTRVQVQAYDVTDRVATGANTLAVILGEGWYAGTVGFISDKIYGERPFLSLQLSVEYEDGSRERIVTDGSWRTRRGPIDYSDMILGERYDATRELTGWDRTGYDDSGWEQPDIRPGYNGLLTASMEPPVRITKSMTPLSLRRTEAGTYIYDMGQNMVGWSELKVTGERGTQVTVSHAEMLNPDGSLYLDNLRVAVQQEHYILKGGVEERYEPHFTFHGFRYVELAGYPGEPDLGTITGKVIHSDTPVTGSLVTSDPMVNQLYSNITWGQRGNFLSVPTDCPQRDERLGWTGDAQIFARTASYNMDVSRFFNKFMWDMIDAQQPSGAFTDVAPDAGWIRYKMWSTRLDWFAPDNAGWGDAGVVIPWTLYLMYGDTRILETHYAAMVRWVEYLESMTDGLVRPDYANYGDWLSIGADTPNDVLATAYFAYSTKLLADIAGVLGKPGDQERFTELFTAVAGAFRNAFVAENGRIQGGTQTVYVLALQFGLLTAEQQTMAVRHLAADIQARGNRLSTGFLGVGYLLPVLADHGQLDLAYSLLTQEEFPSWMYSVKAGATTIWERWDGWTEENGFQTPEMNSFNHYSLGSVGEWMFRYMAGIEADPQQPGFKHTVIRPQPGGKLTSVKAGYESLYGRIETRWQRSADGVFRLTVEIPANTTATVYLPGSGAQAESAGQMPAPVRRPAEAGGQGEAVFYIGSGTYSFTSIL; this comes from the coding sequence ATGACCATGTCAGTTGTTGACTGCAGGACGGAATATCTGGTTAATCCGCTGGGGCTGGACGTGTTACAGCCGCGCTTGTTCTGGAAGCTGGAAACGGAGGCGCCTGCTGCGGTGCAGACGGCGTACCAGATCCTGGTATCCGCCAGCCCCGCAGAGCTGGAGCAGGATCGGGGTGAGATGTGGGACAGCGGCAGGACAGAGAGCAGCGAATCCGCGCATATTGTTTACCAGGGGGCGCCGCTTCAGGCTGAAGCTGTTTATTATTGGAAGGTTCGGGTGTGGGACAGGCAGGACCGGGTATCTCCCTGGAGCGGACCGGCCCTGTGGAGTATGGGCATTCTGGCCCGCAGGGACTGGAAGGCGAAGTGGATCGGCCGCAAGGCGGAACAGGGGCTGAAGCTGCAGCCGAGTCCGTTTTTCCGAAAGGAGTTTAAATTAGCAGCTCCGGTGAAACGGGCGGTAATTTATGCTACGGCACTGGGGCTCTATCATTTGCGGGTGAACGGTGTTAAGACCGGTGAGCTGTTCTGTCCAGGCTGGACGGATTATGATACGAGGGTTCAGGTGCAGGCCTATGATGTTACGGACAGGGTGGCAACGGGTGCTAATACTTTGGCGGTGATTCTGGGTGAAGGCTGGTATGCAGGAACCGTAGGCTTCATCTCGGATAAAATCTACGGCGAGCGCCCGTTCCTTTCTCTGCAGCTGTCGGTCGAATATGAAGACGGCAGCAGGGAGCGGATCGTTACCGACGGCAGCTGGCGGACCAGGAGAGGGCCGATTGATTACTCCGATATGATCTTGGGCGAGCGTTATGATGCCACCCGGGAGCTTACGGGCTGGGACCGTACGGGCTACGATGATTCCGGCTGGGAGCAGCCGGATATCCGCCCGGGGTACAACGGGCTGCTGACTGCATCAATGGAACCGCCGGTGCGGATTACGAAGAGCATGACGCCGCTTAGCCTGCGCAGGACGGAAGCGGGAACTTATATATATGATATGGGCCAGAATATGGTTGGCTGGAGTGAGCTTAAGGTGACGGGAGAACGCGGGACGCAGGTTACCGTCAGCCATGCCGAAATGCTGAATCCGGACGGCAGCCTGTACCTTGATAATTTGCGGGTGGCGGTGCAGCAGGAGCACTATATCTTGAAAGGCGGCGTTGAGGAGCGGTACGAGCCGCATTTCACCTTCCATGGCTTCCGTTATGTAGAGCTGGCCGGCTACCCGGGCGAACCTGACCTCGGTACAATTACCGGTAAAGTCATTCATTCGGATACGCCTGTTACGGGCAGCCTGGTGACCTCAGACCCTATGGTCAATCAGCTGTACTCCAACATTACCTGGGGCCAGCGAGGCAACTTCCTGTCAGTGCCTACCGACTGTCCGCAGCGTGATGAACGGCTGGGCTGGACAGGGGATGCGCAGATCTTTGCCCGCACGGCTTCCTACAATATGGATGTGTCCCGGTTCTTCAACAAATTCATGTGGGATATGATTGATGCCCAGCAGCCGTCCGGCGCGTTCACCGATGTGGCGCCGGATGCCGGCTGGATCCGCTACAAAATGTGGAGCACACGCCTTGACTGGTTCGCTCCCGATAACGCCGGCTGGGGCGACGCCGGCGTGGTGATTCCCTGGACATTGTACCTGATGTACGGGGATACCCGGATTCTGGAGACCCATTATGCGGCGATGGTCCGCTGGGTCGAATATCTGGAGTCGATGACGGACGGGCTGGTGCGGCCGGATTATGCCAACTACGGCGACTGGCTGTCCATCGGGGCGGACACGCCCAATGATGTGCTGGCTACCGCTTATTTCGCCTACAGCACGAAGCTGCTGGCGGATATTGCCGGGGTGCTCGGCAAGCCGGGGGATCAGGAGCGCTTCACCGAGCTGTTCACAGCGGTTGCCGGAGCATTCCGCAATGCTTTTGTGGCAGAGAATGGCCGGATTCAAGGCGGTACACAAACCGTGTACGTGCTCGCGCTGCAATTCGGTCTGCTGACCGCTGAGCAGCAGACTATGGCGGTGCGGCATCTGGCTGCGGATATTCAGGCCCGCGGCAACCGGCTGTCGACCGGCTTCCTCGGCGTAGGTTATCTGCTGCCGGTACTGGCCGATCACGGCCAGCTGGACCTGGCCTATTCCCTGCTGACGCAGGAGGAATTCCCTTCCTGGATGTACTCCGTTAAAGCCGGAGCGACAACCATCTGGGAACGCTGGGACGGCTGGACGGAGGAGAACGGCTTCCAGACACCGGAGATGAACTCCTTCAATCACTATTCCCTCGGCTCTGTGGGAGAGTGGATGTTCCGCTACATGGCGGGGATTGAAGCTGATCCGCAGCAGCCGGGCTTCAAGCATACGGTCATCCGCCCGCAGCCGGGCGGGAAGCTGACGAGCGTCAAGGCCGGGTACGAGAGCCTCTACGGCAGAATAGAGACGCGCTGGCAGCGGTCCGCTGACGGCGTGTTCCGGCTGACCGTGGAGATTCCGGCCAATACCACGGCAACCGTATATCTTCCGGGCAGCGGGGCGCAGGCGGAGTCCGCGGGGCAAATGCCGGCACCTGTCCGCCGCCCTGCGGAGGCCGGGGGGCAAGGCGAAGCCGTCTTTTACATCGGCTCAGGCACGTACAGCTTCACCTCCATTCTCTAA
- a CDS encoding glycoside hydrolase family 2 TIM barrel-domain containing protein, with amino-acid sequence MVPETRPLPVWEDLSILGINREQPRADMIPFESLESAIIGAREQSPFYQLLNGEWQFYYAPSPGGVPEGFRQPEYAAEHWDRLPVPANWQLHGYGQPHYSSCPYPFPVDPPHVPALNPTGCYRTEFQLREDWADKEITLVFEGVDSACRVWVNGRSAGYSEGSHYTAEFSVTGLLQPGSNLLAVEVYQWCTGSYLESQDKWRLSGIFRDVYLLARPVTGIRDIAVKTVLQENYTAAVLDTSICVVNRGLLSGQPSYLKAALLDAEGCTVAVWEPEQAVQPEPQTELEIRFREKISAPRLWTAETPYLYSLLLTLLDADKKVLEVYRLAVGFREVAIKEGRMLINGQPVIIKGVNRNEFDARTGFVTAVTDMEMDILLMKRHNINTVRLSHYPNDSRWLDLCDRYGLYVIDEADLETHGFALTGERVNQEIPGFARGAAESILSEHPDWREAYIDRARRMVERDKNHPSVIVWSLGNESGYGRNHEAMAEWVRESDRTRPIHYERAYDADIVDIVSTMYPSVEMLAAEGRKADHRPYLMCEFGHAMGNSAGNLKEYWETIYAYPRLLGGLIWEWRDLAILRTEADGTESYAYGGDFGEEPHGGSFCLDGLLFPDHTPKAALLEYKKAIEPLAMNWIDPAAALLELHNRYDFLNLAHLRGKWQLFRNGAVITEGELPVPDIPAGAAGAVQLPLNAVDLYGGGEQWLHVSFTLRSAAAWAEAGHEVAWADLPLPIAGTGTAASAARSCPLPAGAAPAGPGLHITESPSAITVTGSGFRLLWNKESGLLTEWVHRGNSLLASGPAMNLWRAPIDNDVHLAKEWIKAGYDRLYAEVRGVTVESPGTLGCRVTVRQVIGPRGGAPVCCSTQTYTVTASGCLHLMTDFEPLKELPPLPRFGVELSMPEKYNVMSWFGRGPHECYADRKESGKLGIYRGLAEEQFVPYIKPQENGNKADIRWGKLTDEQGNGLRFTSNELFNYSVHPYSVRDMSTAAHVHKLKRLDRMMVKLDAAQSGIGNHSCGYAPTLAPYLLEPVKRSFAVLLQPLLAGRADLEGTHIYSTAQNQSEQN; translated from the coding sequence ATGGTACCGGAGACTAGACCGCTTCCTGTATGGGAGGATTTAAGCATCCTGGGGATCAACCGTGAGCAGCCGCGTGCGGATATGATTCCGTTTGAAAGTTTAGAGAGCGCTATCATCGGGGCAAGAGAGCAGTCGCCCTTCTATCAGCTGCTTAACGGGGAATGGCAGTTTTATTATGCGCCGTCACCCGGAGGTGTGCCGGAGGGCTTCCGGCAGCCGGAGTACGCAGCGGAGCACTGGGACCGGCTGCCGGTTCCTGCGAACTGGCAGCTGCACGGATATGGACAGCCGCATTACAGCAGCTGCCCGTATCCGTTTCCCGTAGATCCGCCGCATGTCCCGGCTCTGAACCCTACAGGCTGCTACCGGACGGAGTTTCAGCTCAGGGAGGACTGGGCAGACAAGGAAATTACCCTTGTCTTTGAAGGTGTAGACTCCGCCTGCCGGGTGTGGGTGAACGGGCGGTCTGCGGGCTACAGCGAAGGAAGCCACTATACCGCCGAATTCAGCGTCACGGGTCTGCTGCAGCCGGGAAGCAATCTGCTGGCCGTCGAAGTGTATCAATGGTGCACGGGAAGCTACCTGGAGAGTCAGGATAAGTGGCGGCTGAGCGGTATCTTCCGTGATGTATATCTGCTGGCGCGGCCTGTCACGGGGATAAGGGATATTGCGGTAAAGACCGTTCTGCAGGAGAATTACACCGCCGCTGTGCTGGATACGTCTATCTGTGTGGTGAACCGGGGACTCTTGTCAGGGCAGCCCAGTTATCTTAAGGCCGCCTTACTGGATGCAGAAGGATGCACGGTGGCCGTGTGGGAGCCTGAACAGGCGGTGCAGCCGGAGCCGCAGACTGAGCTTGAAATCCGGTTCCGGGAGAAGATATCCGCTCCCCGGCTCTGGACAGCAGAGACCCCGTACCTCTACAGCCTGCTCTTGACGCTGCTTGACGCGGACAAGAAGGTGCTGGAGGTTTACAGGCTCGCCGTAGGCTTCCGTGAGGTTGCTATCAAGGAAGGGCGTATGCTTATTAACGGCCAGCCTGTAATTATCAAAGGGGTGAACCGGAACGAGTTCGATGCCCGGACGGGCTTCGTAACGGCGGTGACGGATATGGAAATGGACATTCTGCTGATGAAGCGGCATAACATCAATACTGTAAGGCTGTCCCATTACCCGAATGACAGCCGCTGGCTGGACCTTTGCGACCGCTACGGGTTGTATGTGATTGACGAGGCGGACTTAGAGACGCACGGCTTCGCACTGACCGGTGAGCGGGTGAACCAGGAGATTCCCGGCTTTGCGCGCGGGGCGGCGGAGAGCATCCTGTCAGAGCACCCGGACTGGCGCGAAGCTTACATCGACCGGGCGCGGCGGATGGTGGAGCGGGATAAGAACCATCCGAGCGTCATTGTCTGGTCGCTCGGGAATGAATCCGGCTACGGGCGAAATCATGAGGCGATGGCGGAGTGGGTCCGGGAGTCTGACCGGACCCGGCCTATTCATTATGAGCGGGCGTATGATGCGGATATTGTTGACATTGTCAGCACGATGTACCCGTCGGTAGAAATGCTGGCTGCCGAAGGCCGGAAAGCGGATCACCGCCCCTATCTGATGTGCGAGTTCGGTCATGCAATGGGCAATTCGGCCGGCAATCTTAAGGAGTATTGGGAGACCATTTATGCGTATCCCCGGCTGCTGGGCGGCCTGATCTGGGAATGGCGTGATCTGGCAATTCTGCGGACTGAAGCAGACGGGACGGAGAGCTATGCGTATGGCGGGGATTTCGGCGAGGAGCCGCATGGCGGAAGCTTCTGCCTCGACGGGCTGCTGTTCCCCGACCATACGCCGAAGGCAGCGCTGCTGGAATATAAGAAAGCCATTGAGCCGCTGGCGATGAACTGGATAGACCCGGCGGCTGCCTTGCTGGAGCTTCATAACCGCTATGATTTCCTGAATCTTGCCCATTTGCGCGGGAAGTGGCAGCTGTTCAGGAACGGTGCAGTAATTACTGAAGGAGAGCTGCCTGTACCGGACATCCCTGCCGGTGCAGCCGGAGCGGTACAGCTCCCATTGAACGCGGTAGATCTGTACGGTGGAGGCGAGCAGTGGCTGCATGTCTCCTTCACGCTGCGCAGTGCCGCCGCCTGGGCAGAAGCCGGGCATGAAGTGGCCTGGGCCGATCTGCCGCTGCCAATTGCAGGCACCGGCACTGCCGCTTCCGCGGCCCGGTCATGCCCGCTGCCTGCAGGTGCTGCACCCGCAGGTCCCGGCCTGCATATTACGGAATCCCCGTCAGCCATTACCGTAACCGGCAGCGGCTTCCGGCTGCTGTGGAACAAAGAATCAGGGCTGCTCACGGAGTGGGTGCACAGGGGGAACAGTCTTCTGGCCTCCGGTCCGGCAATGAATCTGTGGCGTGCTCCCATAGATAATGATGTCCATCTGGCCAAAGAGTGGATCAAAGCCGGCTATGACCGGCTGTATGCAGAGGTAAGGGGGGTAACGGTAGAGAGTCCGGGTACACTGGGCTGCCGGGTTACCGTCCGGCAGGTCATAGGACCAAGGGGAGGCGCCCCGGTCTGCTGTTCTACCCAGACCTATACCGTAACTGCAAGCGGCTGCCTCCATCTGATGACGGATTTCGAACCGCTGAAGGAGCTGCCGCCGCTGCCCCGTTTCGGGGTGGAGCTGTCCATGCCGGAGAAGTATAACGTGATGTCATGGTTCGGGCGCGGGCCGCATGAATGCTATGCGGACCGTAAGGAGAGCGGGAAGCTGGGCATCTACAGGGGGCTGGCCGAGGAGCAGTTTGTTCCTTACATTAAGCCCCAGGAGAACGGGAACAAGGCCGATATCCGCTGGGGGAAGCTGACGGATGAGCAGGGCAACGGGCTGCGGTTTACAAGTAATGAATTATTCAATTACAGCGTTCACCCGTATTCAGTCCGGGACATGTCCACCGCCGCCCATGTCCATAAGCTGAAACGGCTGGACCGGATGATGGTGAAGCTGGACGCCGCCCAGAGCGGAATCGGCAACCACAGCTGCGGCTATGCGCCGACGCTTGCCCCGTATCTGCTGGAGCCTGTCAAACGTTCATTCGCTGTGCTGCTGCAGCCATTGCTTGCCGGCAGGGCTGATCTTGAAGGCACGCATATCTATTCAACTGCGCAGAATCAATCAGAGCAGAATTAA
- the pgmB gene encoding beta-phosphoglucomutase has translation MVQPEPELAAAGSESGLITIPQAVIFDLDGVITDTAEFHFLAWRQLGAELGIEVDRMLNEQLKGVSRLQSLELILAAAPEPVIVPEAVLEQLAARKNARYTSLISSITPKDILPGICSLLDDLRAAGLKLAIGSASRNAPFVLERLELAGAFDYVVDAGRIKRGKPDPETFLDAADYLKVSGRECIGIEDSAAGIEAIQRAGMFAVGIGSTHTLMQADYLVPSTQYLNRDDILGAYSRWIRRS, from the coding sequence ATGGTTCAACCTGAGCCTGAACTGGCTGCGGCAGGGAGTGAGAGCGGATTGATTACAATTCCTCAGGCGGTAATCTTTGATCTGGACGGGGTGATTACAGATACGGCAGAATTCCACTTTCTGGCCTGGCGGCAATTAGGCGCGGAGCTGGGGATCGAAGTCGACCGCATGCTGAATGAGCAATTGAAGGGAGTCAGCCGCCTGCAATCATTGGAGCTGATCCTTGCAGCAGCCCCGGAGCCGGTGATTGTGCCGGAGGCGGTGCTGGAGCAGCTGGCTGCCCGGAAAAATGCCCGCTATACCTCTTTGATTTCCTCCATTACCCCGAAGGATATTTTACCGGGCATCTGTTCACTCCTTGACGACTTACGTGCTGCAGGGCTAAAGCTGGCGATCGGCTCGGCGAGCCGGAATGCCCCGTTTGTCCTGGAGCGTCTGGAGCTGGCCGGAGCCTTCGATTATGTAGTGGATGCCGGCAGGATCAAGCGCGGCAAGCCGGACCCGGAGACATTCTTGGATGCTGCGGATTATTTGAAGGTCTCCGGCAGGGAGTGCATCGGGATAGAGGATTCGGCAGCAGGCATTGAGGCTATCCAAAGGGCGGGCATGTTCGCTGTAGGCATCGGTTCAACGCATACGCTGATGCAGGCGGACTATCTGGTACCGTCAACACAGTATCTCAACCGGGACGATATCCTGGGAGCTTACAGCAGGTGGATCAGAAGGAGTTAA